Proteins from a genomic interval of Diospyros lotus cultivar Yz01 chromosome 6, ASM1463336v1, whole genome shotgun sequence:
- the LOC127803295 gene encoding nuclear transcription factor Y subunit B-3-like, with the protein MTGKRSPAGSPSSGNISDGSSKEQQDRLLPIANVSRIMKKSLPANAKISKEAKETVQECVSEFISFITGEASDKCQREKRKTINGDDLLWAMTTLGFENYLGPLKVYLNRYRETEGEKTAMSAKPDEHPFSTAAIGLNHAGNEIGKLANSGYGFYAPADHGRGVAGGYGEGLVGSFDIGMQDPSTWR; encoded by the coding sequence ATGACAGGCAAGAGAAGCCCCGCCGGCAGCCCCTCGTCCGGCAACATCTCCGACGGCTCCTCCAAGGAGCAGCAAGACCGTCTCCTCCCCATCGCCAACGTCAGCCGCATCATGAAGAAGTCCCTCCCGGCAAACGCCAAGATCTCCAAAGAAGCCAAGGAGACCGTCCAAGAGTGCGTCTCCGAGTTCATCAGCTTCATCACCGGCGAGGCCTCGGACAAGTGccagagagagaagagaaagacgATCAACGGCGACGATCTCTTGTGGGCCATGACCACGCTAGGGTTCGAGAACTATCTCGGACCCTTGAAGGTTTATCTCAACAGGTACAGGGAGACCGAGGGCGAGAAGACAGCCATGAGTGCCAAACCAGACGAGCACCCTTTTTCCACCGCTGCTATTGGTCTTAACCATGCCGGAAATGAGATCGGAAAACTGGCCAATTCCGGCTACGGGTTTTATGCCCCGGCAGATCATGGGAGAGGCGTCGCCGGCGGCTACGGAGAGGGCTTGGTGGGCAGTTTTGATATTGGCATGCAAGATCCGTCGACGTGGAGATGA